The Faecalibacterium sp. I3-3-33 DNA window TGGCGGCGATCTCGGCTTCCACATCCTTGCGCATCTTCTCAGGGTCGTAGAACTTGCGCATGATCTGGGTCTGGACGGTCATAACGATGTTGGAAATGACGTAGTACAGAGAGAATGCCAGAGGGAAGGTAAAGCAGAAGAACAGGTACATCAGCGGCATCATGTACATGGTCAGCTTCATGCTGCCCTGCATCTGCTGGCCGGAAGCCTTCATGCTGATGTGGGTGGACAGGAACATAGTGATGACCGACAGCAGCGGCAGCACGATATCCAGAGACAGACCGATCTGCGGGATGCGGGTCAGGTCGATGCCAAGGAAGTTCATGTGCTGGCCGAACTCGGTGATGGTAGCGATCTGCTCGACGCTGAAGCAGCCCAGCACGCCGCTGTTGCCTGCCAGTACCTCGGCGATGATGTTGGTATCGCGGGTAATGGCGGTAAAGGAGATGCCGGCGGCAGTCATAGCCTCGCCTGCGCTGGCCAGTGCAGCAGCGCTGATGTGGAAGATACGCTCCAGCGGGTTATATACCACGCCGATAACACCGAACATGACAAGGAAATTCAGCAGCATGGGCACGCAGCCGGCCGTGGGCTTATAGCCAAAGTCCTGCTGCAGCTTCATCAGCTCTTCCTGCTGCTTTTCGGGCTTATCCTTGTACTTAGTCTGGATCTCCGCGATCATGGGCTGGAACGCAGACATTTTTGCCATGCTCTTCTGCTGGCTGGTCTGCAGGGGGATCTTGACGATGTTGATGAGCAGGGTGAAGAGGATGATGTCCCAGCCGTAGTTCGGCAGCAGCTTGTAGATCCACTCCATGACATAGCCGAGAGGACCGCTCAGGATGTAAAAGAAGTTCATACCTTTGTCCATTCTGCCCCGGCTGTGGCCCGGGACGCATTATTTTTTTATCGTAGGACACGCCGCCCACAGTGCAGCGCGTCATAAGAAGCTTTATTATCTAAAATGGCCGCCGCTTTGCTCTGGCCATAAATAGCGGAAATAAAATTTTAATTTCGCAAATCGAAAAAATCTGCGGATTTTTTCGATTTGCATTTTCACCAGAGAGGGTCGTAACGAAAAACGGCATTTTCTGCTGTCGGCTGTGGCCGTCGCGCAGCGACTTCAAACCGGCGGAACACAAAAAATCCTCTAGCGCAGCGGCTTGGATTTTTTGTATGGAGCCCAACCGCTTTGGGGTTACCAGGGGCGAGCAGCCCCTGGTTCGTGCCTCCCGCGCTTCGAAAGTAGCGGGCGCTTTTCTGGTACTCTTTTGTGCGCGCAAAAGAGTACATACCCGGCGGCGATGCACTTTGCAAAAAGCATTAAATTTTAAACACGCGACTACGCTCTACGCAGAAAACCTCTATTTTTCCACCTTTCGCTTGTGCCGTGTGTAAAACAGCTTTGCGGGCTGTAAATTGCGGGCGGGGCTTTGCCAGCGGCCGGGCGGCGGCACGGGGTCGTAGCCCCATTTGCCCAGCGGATTGCACCGGGCAATGCGCCATGCGCCCAGCAAAATGCCCTTTACACAGCCGTGGGTCAGGATGGCCTGCATGGTGTAGTTGCTGCAGCTGGGCGAAAACCGGCAGCTGCGGCCGATCCATGGGCTGAGGGTGTACTGGTAGATGCGGATGGGCACGCACAG harbors:
- a CDS encoding YidC/Oxa1 family membrane protein insertase: MNFFYILSGPLGYVMEWIYKLLPNYGWDIILFTLLINIVKIPLQTSQQKSMAKMSAFQPMIAEIQTKYKDKPEKQQEELMKLQQDFGYKPTAGCVPMLLNFLVMFGVIGVVYNPLERIFHISAAALASAGEAMTAAGISFTAITRDTNIIAEVLAGNSGVLGCFSVEQIATITEFGQHMNFLGIDLTRIPQIGLSLDIVLPLLSVITMFLSTHISMKASGQQMQGSMKLTMYMMPLMYLFFCFTFPLAFSLYYVISNIVMTVQTQIMRKFYDPEKMRKDVEAEIAAKRKQEKRGVKNTTIQVTDPKTGKTMEKNLSASEMNKRRLEYARQLDAERYKDERTVPLSELDKQDKQ
- the yidD gene encoding membrane protein insertion efficiency factor YidD, whose product is MNRLQMLCRRALCVPIRIYQYTLSPWIGRSCRFSPSCSNYTMQAILTHGCVKGILLGAWRIARCNPLGKWGYDPVPPPGRWQSPARNLQPAKLFYTRHKRKVEK